Proteins encoded by one window of Blautia argi:
- a CDS encoding cation transporter, which produces MKKTYKIEVDCANCANLMEEAAKKTDGVANATVNFMALKMIVEFEEGREPKAVMKEVLKACRKVEPDCEIEI; this is translated from the coding sequence ATGAAGAAAACTTACAAAATTGAGGTAGATTGTGCCAACTGTGCAAATTTAATGGAGGAAGCAGCAAAGAAAACAGATGGTGTTGCAAATGCTACTGTAAACTTTATGGCTTTAAAAATGATTGTAGAATTTGAAGAAGGCAGAGAACCCAAGGCAGTTATGAAAGAAGTGCTGAAAGCCTGCAGAAAAGTAGAGCCTGACTGCGAAATTGAAATTTAA
- a CDS encoding heavy metal translocating P-type ATPase produces the protein MNKKQKKMLIRILITTVMVIALQFITVQGLPRLIFYLAAYLIVGYDILRKAGKGILNRRVFDENFLMAVATVGAFALAIYSRSGDYNEAIAVMLFYQIGELFQSYAVGRSRRNISALMDIRPDYANVERDGKLEKADPDEVETGSVIVVQPGEKVPLDGVVLDGASSLNTSALTGESLPRDVKAGDEIISGCINMTGVLRIKTTKEFGESTVSKILELVENSSSRKSKSENFISKFARVYTPAVCYGALALAVFPPLVQMLFLGQSGAWSVWIYRALTFLVISCPCALVISIPLSFFAGIGGASKAGVLIKGSNYMETLSQAKFVVFDKTGTLTQGVFEVSGIHHNEIEEEKLLEYAALAECASSHPISKSLQRAYGKEIDRSRVTDIQEISGHGILAKVDGKEVAAGNSKLMKRLGITYQDCHKVGTIIHMSVDNKYAGHIVISDIIKPNAEKAIRELKKAGVSKTIMLTGDSKAVAEQVAKDLGIDQVYSELLPGDKVEKVEALLEEKAEKEKLAFVGDGINDAPVLTRADIGIAMGAMGSDAAIEAADVVLMDDDPLKISKAIKISRKCLGIVYQNIVFALAIKFACLGLGALGIANMWFAIFADVGVMVLAVLNAIRALRVQKL, from the coding sequence ATGAATAAGAAGCAGAAGAAAATGCTGATTCGGATTTTGATTACAACAGTTATGGTGATTGCTCTGCAGTTTATAACTGTACAGGGATTGCCAAGACTGATTTTTTATCTGGCAGCATATCTGATTGTGGGATATGATATCTTGAGAAAAGCGGGAAAGGGAATTTTAAACCGTCGGGTTTTTGACGAAAATTTCTTGATGGCAGTTGCCACAGTAGGTGCTTTTGCCTTGGCCATTTATTCCCGAAGCGGAGATTACAATGAGGCCATTGCTGTTATGCTGTTTTATCAGATTGGAGAATTATTTCAAAGTTATGCAGTGGGCAGAAGCCGAAGGAACATCAGTGCTTTAATGGATATCCGCCCTGACTATGCAAATGTGGAAAGGGATGGAAAGCTGGAAAAAGCAGATCCGGACGAGGTGGAAACAGGCAGTGTGATTGTTGTGCAGCCAGGGGAAAAGGTTCCCCTTGACGGCGTGGTTCTTGACGGCGCCTCCAGTTTAAACACCAGCGCTCTTACAGGAGAAAGTCTGCCAAGAGATGTAAAGGCAGGAGATGAGATTATCAGTGGCTGTATCAATATGACAGGTGTGCTGCGAATCAAAACCACAAAGGAATTCGGGGAATCCACGGTTTCTAAAATTTTAGAACTGGTGGAAAATTCCAGTTCCCGGAAATCCAAATCCGAGAACTTTATTTCAAAATTTGCGAGAGTTTATACACCAGCGGTATGCTACGGCGCTTTGGCGCTGGCAGTGTTTCCCCCTCTGGTACAGATGTTGTTTCTGGGGCAGAGCGGTGCATGGAGTGTTTGGATTTATCGTGCGCTGACCTTTCTGGTTATCAGTTGTCCCTGTGCGCTGGTTATTAGTATTCCGCTCAGCTTTTTCGCCGGTATTGGCGGAGCAAGCAAGGCAGGGGTGCTGATTAAAGGCTCCAACTATATGGAAACCTTATCCCAGGCAAAATTTGTGGTCTTTGATAAGACAGGAACCCTGACTCAGGGAGTTTTTGAGGTCAGCGGTATTCATCACAATGAAATAGAAGAAGAAAAGCTTTTGGAATATGCGGCATTGGCAGAATGTGCTTCTTCTCACCCCATCAGCAAAAGTCTGCAGAGGGCATACGGAAAAGAAATTGACCGAAGCCGTGTGACGGATATTCAGGAAATCAGCGGACATGGAATTCTGGCAAAAGTAGACGGCAAAGAGGTGGCAGCAGGAAACAGCAAGCTGATGAAACGTCTGGGTATCACATATCAGGACTGCCATAAGGTGGGAACCATTATTCATATGTCTGTGGACAATAAATACGCCGGACATATTGTGATTTCCGATATCATTAAGCCAAATGCAGAAAAAGCAATCAGGGAGCTGAAAAAGGCAGGGGTTTCCAAAACAATTATGCTTACCGGGGATTCCAAAGCCGTAGCAGAGCAGGTTGCTAAAGATCTGGGCATAGACCAGGTGTACAGTGAGCTTTTGCCGGGTGATAAGGTGGAAAAAGTGGAGGCCCTGCTGGAAGAAAAAGCTGAGAAGGAAAAGCTGGCATTTGTGGGAGATGGTATCAATGATGCGCCAGTACTTACCAGAGCAGACATTGGAATTGCCATGGGCGCTATGGGCTCTGACGCAGCTATTGAAGCAGCAGATGTAGTGCTTATGGACGATGATCCCTTAAAAATTTCCAAGGCAATTAAAATCTCCAGAAAATGTCTGGGAATTGTATACCAGAACATTGTCTTTGCATTGGCAATTAAGTTTGCCTGTCTGGGACTGGGTGCGCTGGGTATCGCGAATATGTGGTTTGCTATTTTTGCAGATGTAGGCGTTATGGTGCTTGCTGTATTAAATGCAATTCGCGCATTGAGAGTACAGAAGCTTTAA
- the feoB gene encoding ferrous iron transport protein B, translating into MKLSELQIGSTATILAVGGAGALRQHFLDMGLIQGTEVTVVKYAPMGDPIELRLHGYELTIRLEDAKNIEVSKAHEPKAEKEKHHGPETHHPGYGEGGKFHNRKQENPLSERETLTFALVGNQNCGKTTLFNQLTGSKQHVGNFPGVTVDRKDGVIRGYDNTLITDLPGIYSMSPYSSEEIVTREFVIGEKPKGIINIVDATNIERNMYLTMQLLELGFPMVVALNMMDELRENGGSVKVNEMEAALGVPVIPISAAKGEGIEELIRHAIHVAKYQEKPLKTDFCSKDEGIHRGIHAVMHLIEDHAAQAEIPIRFAASKVMEGDNKLLEQLKLTDQEKKILEEIAGQTEVETGMDRAAAVAQMRFRYIEDVCSSTIVKPKESKERIRSRKMDHFLTGKYTGIPAFIGIMGIVFWLTFNVIGAFLQGLLETGITQLTNLVNQAMTAAHVNSVVHSLVIDGIFNGVGSVLSFLPIIVTLFFFLSILEDSGYMARVAFIMDKLLRKLGLSGRSIVPMLIGFGCTVPGVMASRTLPSERDRKMTILLTPFMSCTAKLPIYAFFTAAFFQKYEALVMIGLYVFGIVMGILMALIFKKTAFKGEAVPFVMELPNYRMPGAKNVGHLLWDKAKDFLQRAFTVIFVATIIIWFLQNFDTGLNMVSDSQDSILALAAGFLAPVFAPVGFGDWRIITALISGFLAKESVVSSLTVLFGSTALLQSSLAIPGAAALLIFCLLYTPCVAAIASVKRELGGKWAAAMALGQCVIAWIAAFVMYHLILLFM; encoded by the coding sequence ATGAAACTAAGTGAATTACAAATAGGGAGTACGGCAACTATACTTGCTGTCGGAGGAGCTGGTGCATTGCGCCAGCATTTCCTGGATATGGGCTTAATTCAGGGAACAGAAGTAACGGTTGTGAAATACGCGCCTATGGGAGATCCCATAGAGCTGCGGCTGCATGGCTATGAGCTGACCATACGCCTGGAAGATGCAAAAAATATTGAAGTCAGCAAGGCTCATGAGCCAAAAGCAGAAAAGGAGAAGCATCATGGACCAGAAACCCATCATCCCGGATACGGAGAGGGCGGAAAATTTCATAACAGAAAGCAGGAAAATCCCCTGTCGGAAAGGGAAACACTGACTTTTGCCCTTGTGGGAAACCAGAATTGCGGAAAAACAACCCTGTTTAATCAGCTCACAGGCTCCAAACAGCACGTGGGAAACTTTCCGGGGGTTACGGTGGACAGAAAGGACGGCGTTATCCGAGGCTATGACAATACTCTGATTACCGATTTGCCGGGAATTTATTCCATGTCCCCTTATAGCAGTGAAGAAATTGTAACCAGAGAGTTTGTGATTGGCGAAAAGCCAAAGGGTATTATTAATATTGTAGATGCTACCAATATTGAGAGAAATATGTATCTGACCATGCAGCTTCTGGAACTGGGCTTTCCCATGGTAGTTGCTTTGAACATGATGGACGAGTTAAGGGAAAACGGCGGTTCCGTAAAGGTGAATGAAATGGAGGCAGCCCTTGGGGTGCCTGTGATTCCTATTTCCGCAGCCAAGGGAGAAGGAATCGAGGAGTTGATTCGACATGCCATTCATGTGGCAAAATACCAGGAAAAGCCTTTAAAAACAGATTTCTGCAGTAAGGACGAAGGGATTCACAGGGGTATTCATGCAGTTATGCACTTGATTGAAGATCATGCAGCCCAGGCAGAAATTCCTATCCGATTTGCCGCCAGCAAGGTAATGGAAGGGGACAATAAGCTTTTAGAACAGCTGAAACTCACGGATCAGGAGAAAAAAATCCTGGAAGAAATCGCAGGACAGACTGAGGTGGAAACCGGCATGGATCGTGCTGCAGCAGTGGCGCAGATGCGTTTCCGCTATATTGAAGATGTATGTAGCAGTACTATTGTTAAGCCAAAGGAGAGCAAGGAGCGTATCCGAAGCCGTAAAATGGATCATTTTCTCACCGGAAAGTATACGGGTATTCCTGCCTTTATTGGTATTATGGGAATTGTATTCTGGCTCACCTTTAACGTTATCGGCGCCTTTTTACAGGGGCTTTTGGAAACAGGAATCACCCAGCTTACCAATCTGGTAAATCAGGCAATGACAGCAGCCCATGTAAACAGCGTGGTACATTCCCTTGTGATTGACGGTATTTTTAATGGTGTGGGCAGTGTTTTAAGTTTCCTTCCCATTATTGTCACCCTGTTTTTCTTCCTCTCTATTTTGGAGGACAGTGGCTACATGGCGCGAGTTGCCTTTATTATGGATAAGCTGCTTCGTAAGCTGGGACTTTCCGGAAGAAGTATTGTGCCTATGCTCATCGGCTTTGGCTGTACAGTCCCTGGCGTTATGGCAAGCCGTACTCTTCCCTCAGAAAGGGATCGAAAGATGACTATTCTTTTAACTCCGTTTATGAGCTGTACGGCAAAGTTGCCTATCTATGCCTTTTTTACAGCAGCCTTTTTTCAGAAGTATGAAGCTCTGGTTATGATTGGGCTGTATGTTTTCGGTATTGTTATGGGTATTCTCATGGCATTGATTTTCAAGAAGACAGCCTTTAAGGGAGAGGCAGTTCCTTTTGTTATGGAACTTCCGAATTACCGTATGCCGGGAGCGAAAAATGTGGGGCATCTTTTGTGGGATAAGGCAAAGGATTTCTTGCAGAGAGCATTTACTGTTATCTTTGTTGCAACCATCATTATCTGGTTTCTGCAGAACTTTGATACAGGGCTTAACATGGTATCTGACTCCCAGGACAGTATTCTGGCATTGGCAGCAGGCTTTTTGGCTCCTGTGTTTGCGCCGGTAGGCTTTGGCGACTGGAGGATTATCACTGCTTTGATTTCCGGCTTTTTAGCAAAAGAAAGCGTGGTATCTTCCCTGACTGTGCTTTTCGGAAGCACCGCTCTTTTACAGAGCAGCCTGGCGATTCCTGGAGCAGCAGCGCTTCTGATTTTCTGTCTGCTCTATACCCCGTGTGTGGCAGCCATTGCGTCTGTAAAACGAGAACTGGGTGGAAAATGGGCAGCAGCTATGGCGCTGGGACAGTGTGTGATTGCATGGATAGCAGCTTTTGTTATGTATCATCTTATACTGCTGTTTATGTAG
- a CDS encoding manganese efflux pump MntP codes for MSLASVFFIGVGLSMDACAVSFAKGISLKKNIKKYALLLGLAFGIFQGAMPLFGWWVGTHFEALITSIDHWIAFLLLGFIGLNMIRESGEEKDEYTACTDTISGKEILLLAVATSIDALAVGISFAFLQVSILPAVCLIAVTTFLISVLAVFLGNRIGGKLGNYAEAVGGIILILIGLKILIEHLFG; via the coding sequence ATGAGTTTAGCATCCGTCTTTTTTATTGGTGTAGGCCTTTCCATGGACGCCTGCGCTGTATCCTTTGCCAAGGGAATCTCTTTAAAAAAGAATATAAAAAAATACGCCCTGCTTCTGGGGCTTGCCTTTGGAATCTTTCAGGGGGCTATGCCTCTTTTCGGCTGGTGGGTCGGCACACACTTTGAAGCCCTCATCACTTCTATTGACCATTGGATTGCCTTTCTTCTTTTAGGCTTTATTGGGCTCAACATGATACGGGAATCCGGAGAAGAGAAGGACGAATATACAGCCTGCACAGATACTATTTCCGGGAAGGAAATTCTGCTCCTTGCAGTTGCCACAAGCATTGATGCACTGGCTGTTGGTATCAGCTTTGCCTTTCTTCAGGTAAGTATCCTGCCAGCAGTCTGTCTTATTGCTGTCACAACCTTTCTCATCAGCGTTCTTGCCGTGTTTCTGGGAAACCGCATTGGCGGTAAACTGGGAAATTATGCAGAGGCTGTAGGAGGAATCATTTTGATTCTCATTGGATTGAAAATTCTGATTGAACATCTATTTGGCTAA
- a CDS encoding ArsR/SmtB family transcription factor, with protein sequence MEQHTLPHQHGQSKEQLLQHMPATENFELVSAIFKQLSDPSRIRIFWILCHCEECVINISAMMEMSSPAVAHHLRLLRSSGLIESRRDGKETYYRASLSKKAQSLHKMIEEMMEISCIQL encoded by the coding sequence ATGGAACAACATACATTACCACATCAACACGGACAGTCCAAGGAACAGCTTTTACAGCACATGCCCGCCACAGAAAATTTTGAGCTTGTATCTGCGATTTTCAAACAGTTAAGCGATCCTTCCCGTATCCGCATCTTCTGGATTCTCTGTCACTGCGAAGAATGCGTCATCAATATTTCTGCCATGATGGAAATGAGCAGTCCGGCTGTGGCACATCATCTGCGCCTTTTAAGAAGCAGCGGACTCATTGAATCCAGAAGAGATGGCAAAGAAACCTATTACCGCGCCAGCCTTTCCAAAAAGGCTCAGTCCCTTCACAAAATGATTGAGGAAATGATGGAAATTTCCTGCATACAGCTATAA
- a CDS encoding glycerophosphodiester phosphodiesterase family protein, protein MKRILKKTWAVITCNLGSLLLFEAGYRIASFVLMTQLIHAAVDFSLKQQKFSYLTAENFGEFLSAPLSVVLFLLLLFLLLLLFLIEVSALFSGFACSYQKQKLYASDMLLLGLYRTCSFLRHSRISWIFGAAFSAPFFTAYFIVREISYIRLLKFTALHLYKSAKNPGFLYFGIGLLLVGSFFCVFMLPYAILEKEKSRAAFLRGLRLLKRQWKKTLSGFVILHGIMTVFLFGLYFVTMAGMTALVSFHVATENKISQVLIYSDWIEMSLGIAAGAVQLTVSLAFVYVIYARFHTHSKEEVFLYRHMEQYAWFSKVGKRRAAAMLTALFVAGEGLCLLFLAQSHNVSLERLTADTGITAHRGGARMAPENTISALEQAISTGADMAEIDVQETRDKELILLHDDSLKRTAGVSKRCGKWIWHR, encoded by the coding sequence ATGAAACGGATTTTAAAAAAGACATGGGCAGTAATAACCTGTAATCTGGGAAGCCTGCTGCTGTTTGAGGCTGGCTACAGGATTGCGTCCTTTGTGCTCATGACACAGCTTATTCATGCTGCTGTGGATTTTTCTTTAAAACAACAGAAGTTCAGCTATCTGACAGCAGAAAACTTTGGGGAATTTTTGTCCGCACCTCTGTCTGTTGTACTTTTTTTGCTGCTGCTTTTCCTGCTTTTGCTGCTTTTTTTAATTGAGGTTTCCGCGTTGTTTTCAGGCTTTGCCTGTTCCTATCAGAAACAGAAACTTTATGCCAGTGATATGCTGCTTCTGGGGCTTTACAGAACCTGTTCTTTTTTGCGGCACAGCAGAATTTCCTGGATTTTCGGGGCTGCCTTCTCTGCACCGTTTTTTACTGCGTATTTTATTGTCCGGGAAATTTCTTATATCCGGCTTTTGAAGTTTACTGCCCTGCATTTATACAAATCCGCAAAGAATCCTGGTTTTCTGTATTTTGGGATTGGCCTTTTGCTGGTCGGGTCTTTTTTCTGTGTATTTATGCTGCCTTATGCCATTTTGGAAAAAGAAAAAAGCAGGGCTGCTTTTCTCAGAGGGCTTCGGTTGCTGAAAAGACAGTGGAAAAAAACGCTGTCAGGATTTGTGATTCTGCATGGGATTATGACAGTCTTTCTTTTTGGTCTGTATTTTGTTACTATGGCAGGTATGACAGCTCTGGTTTCTTTTCATGTAGCCACGGAAAATAAAATCAGTCAGGTGTTGATTTACAGTGACTGGATTGAAATGAGTCTGGGGATTGCTGCAGGCGCAGTGCAGCTTACCGTGAGCCTTGCCTTTGTGTATGTAATTTATGCCAGATTTCATACGCACTCTAAGGAGGAGGTCTTTCTTTATCGGCATATGGAACAATATGCCTGGTTTTCAAAAGTGGGAAAAAGAAGAGCGGCAGCCATGCTTACGGCGCTATTTGTTGCAGGGGAAGGGCTGTGCCTGCTTTTTCTTGCACAGAGTCATAATGTTTCCCTGGAGCGTCTTACTGCAGATACAGGGATTACAGCCCACAGGGGAGGCGCAAGAATGGCACCGGAAAATACCATAAGCGCGCTGGAGCAGGCTATATCCACAGGGGCGGATATGGCCGAGATTGATGTGCAGGAAACCAGGGACAAGGAATTAATCCTTTTGCATGACGACTCCTTAAAGCGGACAGCAGGAGTCAGCAAAAGGTGTGGGAAATGGATCTGGCACAGATAG
- a CDS encoding glycerophosphodiester phosphodiesterase family protein: protein MVRTGELVYRVVREIREAGFEDYCVVTSMNYEFLQQIKEIAPEIRTGYIMTMTYGSISDITAADFFSVKHTYITEPFVEEAHEMGKEVHAWTVNQRGDVRRMIDMGVDNLITDDPVMVRKVQSRESGSSTGYRELLGYAFGI, encoded by the coding sequence ATGGTAAGAACAGGGGAATTGGTTTACAGGGTAGTCCGGGAAATCCGGGAAGCCGGGTTTGAGGATTACTGTGTGGTGACCTCTATGAATTACGAATTTTTACAGCAGATAAAAGAAATTGCGCCGGAAATCCGTACCGGATACATTATGACAATGACCTATGGCAGCATTTCTGATATTACTGCGGCAGATTTTTTCAGTGTAAAGCATACTTATATTACAGAGCCGTTTGTAGAGGAAGCCCATGAAATGGGAAAGGAAGTACACGCCTGGACAGTGAATCAAAGGGGAGATGTCCGGCGTATGATTGATATGGGAGTGGACAATCTGATTACAGACGATCCGGTTATGGTGCGGAAGGTGCAGAGCCGGGAGAGCGGTAGCAGTACCGGGTACAGAGAACTGCTTGGATATGCGTTTGGAATTTAG
- the acpP gene encoding acyl carrier protein, translating to MLEKMREIIAEQLNCEAESIQMETSFKEDLGADSLDLFELVMALEDEYSIEIPSEELQDLTTVGSVVEYLKSKGVEE from the coding sequence ATGTTAGAAAAAATGAGAGAAATTATTGCAGAACAGTTAAATTGCGAGGCAGAAAGCATTCAGATGGAAACTTCTTTTAAAGAAGATTTAGGTGCAGATTCTCTGGATTTATTTGAATTGGTAATGGCGTTGGAAGATGAATATTCCATTGAAATTCCTTCCGAAGAGCTTCAGGATCTGACAACTGTTGGCTCTGTTGTGGAATATCTGAAGTCCAAAGGTGTAGAAGAATAA
- the fabD gene encoding ACP S-malonyltransferase — protein sequence MGRTAFIFPGQGAQYAGMGKDFYEQIPLCRQVMDMAGEIAELDLKKLCFEENEQLHITEFTQIAMIAVEAAILKALEAEGIRPQVAAGLSLGEYGAVLAAGVLSMEDTFSVVRKRGIYMQEAVPEGGAMSAVLGLSGEQVEQICEKEPGMVSVANYNCPGQVVITGEARAVENASEKLKDAGARRVLPLKVSGPFHSPMLKKAEERLRETLKEISIQKPWIPYAANVTAKYVTEAQEVKELLARQVSSPVKWQQCVETMLADQVDTFIEVGPGKTLSSFMRKIDRNVRVLNIQTLEDFQTVVKALKER from the coding sequence ATGGGCAGGACAGCATTTATTTTTCCGGGTCAGGGCGCACAGTACGCAGGCATGGGAAAGGATTTTTACGAGCAGATTCCTCTGTGCAGACAGGTTATGGATATGGCAGGTGAAATTGCAGAGTTAGATTTAAAGAAACTCTGTTTTGAAGAAAACGAACAGCTTCATATTACGGAATTTACTCAGATTGCCATGATAGCCGTGGAGGCAGCTATTTTAAAGGCATTGGAAGCAGAAGGCATAAGACCTCAGGTAGCCGCTGGCTTAAGCCTGGGAGAATATGGGGCAGTGCTTGCAGCAGGGGTTCTGTCCATGGAGGATACCTTTTCTGTGGTAAGAAAAAGAGGCATTTACATGCAGGAGGCAGTTCCAGAGGGTGGCGCTATGTCTGCCGTGTTGGGTTTATCCGGTGAACAGGTGGAACAAATCTGTGAAAAAGAGCCGGGAATGGTGTCAGTTGCCAATTACAACTGTCCGGGACAGGTAGTCATTACAGGAGAGGCAAGAGCAGTGGAAAACGCATCTGAAAAACTGAAGGATGCGGGAGCCAGAAGAGTGCTTCCTTTAAAAGTGTCCGGGCCGTTTCATTCTCCTATGCTGAAGAAAGCAGAAGAAAGACTGCGGGAGACATTAAAAGAAATTTCCATACAAAAGCCATGGATTCCCTATGCAGCCAATGTGACCGCAAAATATGTGACAGAAGCACAGGAAGTCAAGGAGCTTCTGGCGCGCCAGGTGTCCTCTCCCGTGAAATGGCAGCAGTGCGTGGAAACCATGCTTGCAGACCAGGTGGATACTTTTATAGAAGTGGGACCGGGTAAGACACTCAGCAGTTTTATGCGGAAAATAGACCGAAATGTCAGGGTTCTGAATATACAGACTCTGGAGGATTTTCAGACAGTGGTAAAAGCTTTAAAGGAAAGATAA
- the fabG gene encoding 3-oxoacyl-[acyl-carrier-protein] reductase, producing the protein MLEQKVALVTGGGRGIGRAIALTLAEYGADVAVNYCGSREKAEEVVQFIRQKGRKAEAYACNVADFQACKEMTDQVIKDFGGLDILVNNAGITRDNLLMRMSEEEFDAVIDTNLKGAFHTMRHAARYMLKKRSGRIINISSVSGVLGNAGQANYAASKAGVLGLTKTGARELASRGITVNAIAPGFIETDMTSVLKEEIQEAACRQIPLGHFGKPEDVAEMVAFLASDKASYITGQTFCVDGGMSM; encoded by the coding sequence ATGTTAGAACAGAAAGTAGCGCTGGTAACAGGAGGCGGCAGGGGAATTGGACGTGCTATTGCCCTGACGCTGGCAGAATATGGGGCAGACGTTGCAGTCAACTACTGCGGCTCCAGAGAAAAGGCAGAGGAAGTGGTGCAGTTTATCCGTCAAAAGGGCAGAAAGGCAGAGGCCTATGCTTGTAATGTGGCAGATTTCCAGGCATGTAAAGAGATGACAGACCAGGTGATCAAGGATTTTGGCGGTTTGGATATTCTGGTGAATAATGCGGGAATTACAAGAGATAATCTGCTTATGCGTATGTCAGAGGAAGAATTTGACGCAGTGATTGATACGAATTTAAAAGGCGCGTTTCACACCATGCGTCATGCCGCCCGGTATATGCTGAAAAAACGAAGCGGCAGAATCATTAATATTTCTTCTGTATCCGGCGTTTTGGGAAACGCAGGGCAGGCCAATTATGCTGCCAGCAAGGCAGGAGTTTTGGGACTGACGAAAACAGGAGCAAGAGAGCTGGCGTCCAGAGGAATTACAGTAAATGCTATAGCGCCTGGCTTTATTGAAACAGATATGACAAGCGTATTAAAAGAAGAGATTCAGGAGGCAGCCTGTCGGCAGATTCCTTTGGGACATTTCGGAAAACCGGAGGACGTGGCAGAAATGGTAGCATTTCTGGCGTCTGATAAGGCGAGCTATATTACAGGACAGACGTTTTGTGTAGACGGCGGCATGAGTATGTAG
- the fabF gene encoding beta-ketoacyl-ACP synthase II, translated as MGAITPLGLNVEEYWKGLKEGQTAFGEITRFDSREYKAHLAAEVKGFQGKDYMDFKAAKRMELFCQYAVAAAKEAFLQSGLDMEREDAYRVGCSIGSGIGSLQTVEREHKKLLEKGPNRVNPLMVPLMISNMAAGNVSIQFGLKGKSLNVVTACASGTHCIGEAYRSIQAGDAEVMLAGGTEASITPVGVAGFAALTALSSSTDPKRCSIPFDKEREGFVMGEGAGILVLEELEHAKQRGAHILAEVLGYGATSDAFHITSPREDGEGAAKCMEYALKEGGLAPEELFYINAHGTGTHHNDLFETRAIKRLFGEHAHAMKINSTKSMIGHLLGAAGAVEAIACVKELQENYIHETAGYQVPDEDCDLDYVAGHGENMELSYALSNSLGFGGHNASLLLGKYRKD; from the coding sequence ATGGGAGCCATTACCCCTCTGGGTTTAAATGTAGAGGAATACTGGAAAGGTTTAAAAGAAGGGCAGACTGCCTTTGGAGAAATTACCAGATTTGACAGCAGGGAATATAAGGCACACCTGGCAGCAGAGGTAAAGGGATTTCAAGGAAAGGATTATATGGATTTTAAGGCAGCCAAGCGTATGGAGCTTTTCTGTCAGTACGCAGTAGCGGCAGCAAAGGAAGCGTTTTTGCAGTCCGGGCTGGATATGGAAAGGGAAGATGCCTATCGGGTGGGTTGTTCCATTGGTTCCGGTATCGGCAGCCTTCAGACTGTGGAGAGAGAGCATAAAAAGCTTCTGGAAAAGGGACCCAACCGGGTGAATCCCCTTATGGTTCCTCTGATGATTTCCAATATGGCAGCAGGAAATGTGTCTATTCAGTTTGGATTAAAGGGAAAGAGTCTGAATGTGGTGACAGCCTGTGCTTCCGGTACCCATTGTATTGGAGAAGCTTATCGAAGTATACAGGCAGGTGATGCAGAGGTGATGCTGGCAGGCGGTACAGAAGCCAGCATTACGCCTGTTGGAGTGGCAGGCTTTGCAGCTCTTACTGCACTGTCTTCCTCAACAGATCCCAAACGCTGCTCCATTCCCTTTGACAAAGAGAGAGAGGGCTTTGTCATGGGTGAGGGAGCAGGCATTCTGGTTCTGGAGGAGTTGGAGCATGCGAAACAAAGAGGAGCGCATATTTTGGCAGAAGTGCTGGGATATGGGGCCACCAGCGATGCTTTTCACATTACTTCTCCAAGAGAGGACGGAGAGGGTGCAGCCAAATGTATGGAATATGCCTTAAAAGAAGGAGGACTTGCACCGGAAGAGCTGTTTTATATTAATGCACACGGTACGGGTACTCACCACAATGATTTATTTGAAACAAGAGCCATTAAAAGGCTTTTTGGCGAGCATGCTCACGCTATGAAAATCAATTCTACCAAATCCATGATCGGACATCTTCTGGGCGCTGCCGGAGCCGTAGAGGCCATTGCCTGTGTAAAGGAACTTCAGGAGAATTATATTCATGAAACAGCAGGATACCAGGTACCGGACGAGGACTGTGATTTGGACTATGTGGCAGGACATGGAGAGAATATGGAGCTTTCCTATGCACTGAGCAATTCTCTGGGCTTTGGAGGTCATAATGCCAGCCTGCTTTTGGGTAAGTATAGAAAGGATTGA